The region agcggaacatcaggGACCGAGTGGACTGCTTTAGCCACTAGatatacctgaatggaaatgggaacatatcgcgatggatttcgtagtaggtttgccaaagaccaagtctaatcatgatgcgatttgggtgatAGTCGATCGACTGACAAAATTAGCACATCTCTTGCCTATCAACAAAAgattttcattggaaaagttggtcaaatggtatttggatgagattttgatgcgtcacggagttccagtgtctatcgtgtCCAATAGAGATCCGAGATTCCACTCAAGATTTTGgtgacaatttcatgatcatttgggaactaaattgaaaatgagcacggcgtatcatccgcagactgacggaaaaagcgaaaggacaattcaaatgatcgaggatatgttacgaacccgtgctttggattttaaaggaagttgggatgatcatctgccattgattgagtttttcTACAACAACggttatcacgcgagtattggcatgccgccttataaagcattgtatggaagaaaatgtagatccccaacatattgggacgaggttggtgagtgcaaactaattggcccagagctagttcaacaaatgaCAGAGAAAGTGGAAGTGATTCATAAAAGGTtgattgctgctcaagatcgacaaaagaAATACGCGGATCAAGGTCGGAAGGATATGCAATTCGAGCCTGGAGACAAAGtgttgttaaagatatctccgtGGAAAGATTTATCcagattcgggaagaaaggaaagttgaggcctAGGTATATTAGACCTGTCGAAGTGCTTAAACAAGTCGAAAAAGTGGCTTatgagttagcgttacctccgcagatgcaacatcttcatTCCGTGTTTGAGGTTTCTCttctaaagaaatataatgttgatgtaagccatgtgatcgaattagAACCAGTGGAAATACAACAAGATCTGTCTTATGtagaacaaccagttcgaatcttagatcgCAAAGGAAAAGCGCTCaaaaataaagttgtacctctagttagattgttgtggagaaatcctaaaGTAGAATAGTCAACTTGGGACTTAGagagtgaaatgcaagaaaagtatcccatctatttgcttagactagattctggggacaaaatcaTTTTAAGGGGGGTAGATTATAGCGACGAGGAATTTCACGACGTGATTAGGTGAATAAAGTAAAATtctgtggtgtaattataaattatgtgattaaataaagggttaaatgattttgttggttaattgtctttattgtatattagtaactgggaacaTAAAATGACCcattccagtttgatgagtcagcttgagggataagctgtgttgtcgggtcGTCAGGTTGAACGAAACCCGTCTTAAAAAGAGATTAAGGTATTTAAATATGAACTATGTGTTATTTTGTGAAATAGGAATGTTTAAGTGAGTAATATATTTTAGTGATGTGTCAGttgatataaagagaatgattgagaagcgtaattgaaattGCTCAACGTCGAGCCGTCAGacaggacgcgacccgttacgcgaaaagtGGTTATTAATTAAAAAGGGGAATTCTTATGATCGAATGCGTTACGATATGAGTCGTGATATGTGAATACGTTCTATTGCATGAAAATATGCTTGATTATGTGCTCTggttatttttaaatgatttaaggaatttatttgatttaaaataaggtttattgaacctttatatatttttataaaattatccgagtataGTCAAAGCGTgaaatttattttgttttcttcaaaatagtcctaaagactttttaaaaatgatagatgaaattatttggtgattgatgtattttaaaatgattttatcgagttataattctattttgagcGCATCTTGTAAAATTCATGGAAACtaaaccgtacgctcaaaaattattttaaaaatatgtcTAGAAAGCTAATTTCGAGCTCTATATTCTAAAATTGTTATTCGTGACATTTTTATCTTTTCTGAGAGGGTTGTGTATTAATTAAATTTGTTTTGAGTTAAATAAAAAGAAGATTCTAGAATGGGTTGGTAAAAGACCAAAACGCCCCTGCCATCTTGGCTATAAAAACCCACCCCTCCATCTTTTTCTTCTCTCCACCCAGCCattctttctttctttcctcttttccttctctctcttttctctcttctctctctcggctctctccttCTCTCCCTTTCTCTCTCCTGCATGCAACATCAAAACTTAGTCCAAATTCAAAGATCTTGCTACCTATAATCATCATTTTCAATCTTCTACTCATATaccatttgcatgtaagtatttaAGCTAGTTTCAAAATCAACTTCTCTTGATTATATCTAAGAAAAGCTCAATTTCTTAGGATATGATCATAGGAAAAGTGTAGTGTGCTATATGTTGTATTTTCTTTGGTTTTGACTTGGTGTAGTTcgaatttttagaaaaataaacgGGGTTTTGATTTCCAAATGAGTTTTGATTGATGATCCATGATTTACTTGCTTATATTTAGTATTATGGACTATaaaatcttgtttttaagaaaaTTCTATGCATGCATATAAGATTTGTGTATTCAAgttataacttggttttatcttGAGTATAATGATTAAATAATGGATTTTGGCAAGATAAATATGTGAGTTAAAGGTTGCATGTCAAAAAtggtgtgtgcatgtgtgtgtattTGAAAAACCTGAATGGGTTTTGTAATAAAAAGGGgaataaattgatttttatggCTTGCATGCTAGTTATTTTTAGTAATTGTTTATAatcaaaatgattacttgatttTATGTATGAAGTTCTCGGTTTATATAATTTTGGTTTATTTTGTGATAAACATGGTCGATTTAGGTTTAAATGAGAGAATATGTGTGAAATGGATCATGCATGTCAAGTTATAGCTTTGCATGTAAATATTTaagttaaaaatgatttaaaagaatgagttttggtAATAAGGAAAGGATTGAGTTACTTTGTTAGCGAGTCATACGAATTGAGATTATTTGCTAAAGTATGGAGTTTAAGTATATAAGTATACACTATTAAGTGCTATGTGAGTATTCGGTGTTTATACTCGTATATATGAGTTAAGCGTTAGATCGAATTGGGGTAATTATTAAATGTTCCGGGAACGtcgagtgggaatctaattagggtttgattTCGGATTGTAGATTCAGATCATGAAGGTATTCAGGCTAGGAAAAGGAAAGGTATTCTAGGTGGCAATAGC is a window of Apium graveolens cultivar Ventura chromosome 11, ASM990537v1, whole genome shotgun sequence DNA encoding:
- the LOC141695523 gene encoding uncharacterized protein LOC141695523, whose translation is MTEKVEVIHKRLIAAQDRQKKYADQGRKDMQFEPGDKVLLKISPWKDLSRFGKKGKLRPRYIRPVEVLKQVEKVAYELALPPQMQHLHSVFEVSLLKKYNVDVSHVIELEPVEIQQDLSYVEQPVRILDRKGKALKNKVVPLVRLLWRNPKVE